One stretch of Callospermophilus lateralis isolate mCalLat2 chromosome 11, mCalLat2.hap1, whole genome shotgun sequence DNA includes these proteins:
- the Aldh3a1 gene encoding aldehyde dehydrogenase, dimeric NADP-preferring gives MSKISDVVKRARAAFNSGLTRPLQFRIQQLEALRRMIQERQPDITEALAADLHKNEWTAYCEEVGYVLEEIAYMIKNLHEWVKDEPVEKTPETQQDESYIHSEPLGVVLIIGTWNYPFNLIIQPLAGAIAAGNAVVLKPSELSENMANLLATILPQYIDKDLYPVINGGVPETTEVLKERFDHIFYTGSTGVGKIVMTAAAKHLTPVTLELGGKSPCYVDKDCNLDVACRRIAWGKFMNSGQTCVAPDYILCDPSIQHQIVEKLKKSLKEFYGEDAKKSRDYGRIINARHFQRVMGLIEGQKVAHGGTGDMASRYIAPTILTDVDPQSQVMQEEIFGPVMPIVCVRSLEEAIQFINQREKPLALYVFSNNNNVIKKMISETSSGGVTANDVIVHITVHSLPFGGVGHSGMGAYHGRKSFETFSHRRSCLVRSLLNDDAHKARYPPSPAKVRGGHSKMPWQALRTIIHTGSGSSSWEQERNSSSCQRTGSHRGSVMVVAAAVVVRAVVLGQLHEQQ, from the exons ATGAGCAAGATCAGCGACGTGGTGAAGAGGGCCAGGGCCGCCTTCAACTCAGGCCTGACCCGCCCGCTGCAGTTCCGGATCCAGCAACTGGAGGCGCTGCGGCGCATGATCCAGGAGCGCCAGCCGGAcatcacggaggctttggccgctGATCTGCACAAG AATGAATGGACCGCCTACTGTGAGGAGGTGGGGTACGTTCTGGAGGAGATTGCGTATATGATCAAGAATCTCCACGAGTGGGTCAAGGATGAGCCTGTGGAGAAGACTCCTGAGACCCAGCAGGATGAGTCCTACATCCACTCGGAGCCCCTGGGAGTGGTCCTCATCATCGGCACCTGGAACTACCCCTTCAACCTCATTATCCAGCCCTTGGCAGGCGCCATTGCTGCAG GGAATGCAGTGGTTCTCAAACCCTCAGAGCTGAGTGAGAACATGGCAAACCTGCTTGCCACCATCCTCCCTCAGTACATAGATAAG GACCTGTACCCAGTGATAAATGGGGGTGTCCCTGAGACCACAGAGGTGCTCAAGGAGAGATTTGACCACATCTTCTACACGGGCAGCACGGGCGTAGGGAAGATTGTTATGACGGCTGCTGCCAAGCACCTGACTCCTGTCACACTGGAACTGGGAGGAAAGAGCCCCTGCTATGTGGACAAGGACTGCAATCTGGATGTGGCCTGCCG ACGCATCGCCTGGGGGAAATTCATGAACAGCGGCCAGACCTGTGTGGCACCCGATTACATCCTTTGTGACCCCTCAATCCAGCACCAAATCGTGGAGAAACTAAAGAAGTCTCTGAAA GAGTTCTATGGGGAAGATGCCAAGAAGTCACGTGACTATGGAAGGATCATTAATGCCCGGCACTTCCAGAGGGTGATGGGGCTAATTGAGGGCCAGAAAGTGGCCCATGGAGGCACTGGAGATATGGCCTCCCGCTACATAG CCCCCACCATCCTCACGGATGTGGACCCCCAGTCCCAGGTGATGCAAGAGGAAATCTTTGGACCAGTGATGCCCATCGTGTGCGTGCGCAGCCTGGAGGAAGCCATCCAGTTCATCAACCAGCGTGAGAAGCCCCTGGCTCTCTATGTCTTCTCCAACAACAACAAT GTGATCAAGAAGATGATCTCAGAGACATCAAGTGGCGGGGTGACGGCCAACGACGTCATCGTACACATCACTGTGCACTCTCTGCCCTTCGGGGGCGTGG GGCACAGCGGTATGGGGGCCTACCATGGCAGGAAGAGCTTCGAGACCTTCTCCCACCGCCGTTCTTGCCTGGTGAGGTCTTTACTGAATGACGATGCCCACAAGGCCAGGTACCCCCCAAGCCCAGCCAAGGTGAGAG GAGGCCACTCAAAGATGCCCTGGCAAGCCTTGAGGACCATCATCCACACTGGGTCTGGCAGCAGCAGCTGGGAGCAGGAGAGAAACAGCAGTAGCTGTCAGCGCACTGGAAGTCACAGGGGAAGTGTCATGGTGGTGGCAGCAGCTGTGGTGGTCAGAGCAGTGGTTCTGGGTCAGCTGCACGAGCAGCAGTAG